The proteins below are encoded in one region of Nitrospira lenta:
- a CDS encoding TOBE domain-containing protein gives MKLSARNQFQGTVTKITEGAAMAEVTVKVGSLEFVAAITEGSVKNMGLKNGDTVTVAVKATEVMIGK, from the coding sequence ATGAAGCTCAGCGCACGGAATCAATTTCAGGGAACGGTCACAAAGATCACCGAGGGCGCCGCGATGGCTGAAGTGACGGTGAAGGTGGGAAGCCTCGAATTTGTCGCGGCGATCACGGAGGGCTCGGTCAAGAATATGGGCTTGAAGAACGGGGATACCGTGACGGTGGCCGTCAAGGCGACCGAGGTGATGATCGGGAAGTAA
- the ccmB gene encoding heme exporter protein CcmB, giving the protein MNQSGWGGAMRAIVRRDLLLAFRRRADMMTTVFFFVMVASLFPLGVGPEPAVLRMIAPGVLWVAALLSCLLSLGRVFTADYQDGVLEQMVLIPHPLTVLVLAKVVAHWLVSGLPVVLLSLLLGVQFGLEGEALGVLALSLLLGTPTLSLIGSIGAALTLGVRGSGMLVALLVLPLFIPVLIFGAGAVSSTVSGIGAEANLSLLGACLMVALPLAPWAAAAAVRIAVE; this is encoded by the coding sequence ATGAATCAGTCTGGTTGGGGCGGCGCGATGCGGGCGATCGTGAGGCGGGATCTCCTGCTGGCTTTTCGCCGGCGCGCCGACATGATGACAACGGTATTTTTCTTTGTCATGGTCGCCAGTCTGTTTCCTTTGGGAGTCGGCCCCGAGCCAGCCGTCTTGCGGATGATCGCGCCGGGGGTGTTGTGGGTAGCGGCCCTGCTGTCCTGTCTGCTCTCGCTCGGGCGAGTCTTTACAGCGGACTACCAGGATGGCGTGTTAGAACAGATGGTGTTGATTCCGCATCCGCTCACGGTGCTGGTGTTGGCCAAGGTGGTTGCTCATTGGCTGGTGTCCGGGTTGCCGGTCGTCTTGTTGTCGCTGTTGCTGGGAGTGCAGTTCGGGTTGGAAGGAGAGGCGTTGGGAGTGCTCGCGCTGTCGCTGCTGCTTGGAACGCCGACGTTGAGTTTGATCGGATCGATTGGGGCGGCGCTCACTCTGGGAGTGCGTGGCAGCGGGATGCTGGTAGCGCTGCTGGTCTTGCCGTTGTTCATTCCGGTGTTGATTTTCGGCGCGGGCGCAGTGAGCAGTACAGTGTCGGGGATCGGGGCAGAGGCCAATCTGTCGCTGCTCGGGGCCTGCTTAATGGTGGCGCTTCCGCTGGCCCCCTGGGCTGCGGCGGCAGCGGTGCGTATTGCGGTAGAGTAA
- a CDS encoding carboxylesterase/lipase family protein, which translates to MIRAEKTERRLTVAHLVGLILLLLIVAACTQSPSHNIPPGLGAPSIQPDNTVVRIEGGTIEGTVSRKVLSFKGVPFAAPPTGPYRWRAPQPVIPWTGVRKAAMFGHDCMQAIETSAATTPNSSPSEDCLVLNVWRPAHQEPGERLPVLVWIHGGAYVNGGTSTPLYDGSAFARQGLIVVSINYRLGRFGFFAHPALISANEGPIGNFGYMDQIAALRWVQRNIAAFAGDSHQVTLIGESAGGDSVMHLLTSPQTTGLFQRAIVMSGHGRMHALGGYTLSGGTPQKPSADQIGVNFAKSLGIIDTGPRALSALRDLPADKICGDLSTSWLLRSTLGPPTYAKGAIVDGSIVITSPEEMLRRKKANKVPLMIGTTSQDLSPAVPPSAKDPLAYFGLNTKQARALYKADGLLMPNDMYAAAGADMTMHEPARFVAHQMTQAGMPVWLYRFSYVADSLRPKIRGAAHASELPFVFGTLLARYGEAVTERDRRTESSVNAYFANFAKHGDPNGAGLPTWPTFDPGRSDLMMFTMDNGPVIIPDPLKERLDLVEQAAKAWR; encoded by the coding sequence ATGATTCGCGCTGAAAAAACCGAGCGGCGGCTTACTGTCGCACATCTCGTAGGTCTCATTCTGTTGCTCCTCATCGTTGCCGCCTGCACCCAATCGCCGTCACACAATATTCCCCCCGGCCTTGGCGCCCCCTCCATTCAGCCGGACAATACGGTCGTACGGATCGAAGGGGGAACGATCGAGGGCACGGTCTCCCGCAAGGTCCTGTCATTTAAAGGCGTGCCCTTCGCCGCGCCGCCGACAGGACCTTACCGCTGGCGCGCGCCGCAACCGGTCATACCCTGGACGGGAGTGCGCAAGGCCGCGATGTTCGGACATGACTGTATGCAAGCGATAGAAACCAGCGCCGCCACCACGCCGAACTCCTCCCCGTCAGAGGATTGTCTGGTACTGAACGTGTGGCGCCCGGCACACCAGGAGCCGGGCGAGCGGCTGCCGGTCCTCGTCTGGATCCATGGAGGCGCCTATGTGAACGGGGGCACTTCGACACCGCTGTATGACGGGAGCGCGTTCGCACGACAGGGCCTCATCGTGGTCAGTATCAACTATCGGCTCGGACGGTTCGGGTTCTTCGCGCATCCAGCTCTGATCAGCGCGAACGAGGGTCCCATCGGGAACTTTGGGTATATGGATCAGATTGCGGCCTTGCGATGGGTACAGCGCAACATCGCGGCGTTCGCCGGAGACTCACACCAAGTGACGCTCATCGGTGAATCCGCAGGCGGCGATTCGGTGATGCATCTGCTCACCTCACCACAAACAACGGGCCTATTTCAGAGAGCCATTGTGATGTCTGGGCATGGGCGTATGCATGCGCTCGGGGGATACACGCTGAGCGGAGGGACCCCGCAGAAGCCGTCCGCCGACCAGATCGGTGTCAATTTCGCGAAGAGCTTGGGGATCATCGATACCGGACCTCGCGCACTGAGCGCGTTGCGCGATCTCCCGGCAGACAAAATATGCGGCGATCTCAGCACCTCTTGGCTACTGAGATCCACCCTGGGCCCGCCGACCTATGCCAAGGGCGCCATCGTCGATGGATCAATCGTCATCACCTCCCCAGAGGAAATGCTGCGCCGCAAGAAAGCGAACAAGGTACCGCTGATGATCGGAACCACCAGCCAAGACCTTTCCCCGGCAGTTCCTCCTTCCGCGAAAGACCCGCTGGCGTACTTCGGCCTGAACACCAAACAGGCGCGCGCACTCTACAAAGCAGACGGCCTGCTCATGCCGAACGACATGTACGCAGCCGCAGGCGCCGACATGACGATGCACGAGCCCGCGCGCTTTGTCGCACACCAAATGACGCAAGCGGGAATGCCGGTCTGGCTCTACCGCTTCAGCTACGTAGCCGATTCATTGCGCCCGAAGATTCGCGGAGCGGCGCATGCCAGCGAACTACCCTTCGTCTTCGGCACGCTCCTAGCCCGGTACGGCGAGGCCGTCACGGAAAGAGATCGGAGGACGGAATCGTCCGTGAACGCCTACTTCGCCAACTTCGCGAAGCATGGCGATCCGAATGGAGCCGGCTTGCCGACCTGGCCCACCTTCGATCCGGGGCGATCCGACTTGATGATGTTCACGATGGACAATGGACCGGTCATCATCCCCGATCCATTGAAAGAGCGGCTCGACCTCGTCGAGCAAGCGGCAAAAGCCTGGCGATAG
- a CDS encoding substrate-binding domain-containing protein, whose amino-acid sequence MSDKSKAEPASNIENRLKALRSATGLSQGDLAQMAGLTRQAVYAIETSRYFPTTPVALRLAKSLQCRVEDIFSLISDGEVIEGELIGSAPVADRIRVKVAKIGDRTIVRPVSELGDVLSLTVPADGLLLGAAAGSRRGTRNVKVELLRDHRFIEDEIIVAGCDPAIFLVGEYVRRQNEKTSVVGWTMGSAAALEAVKRREVHVAGLHVQDTQSGEWNLPYLRKHLGAGDVTIVTFAQWEAGLMVKRGNPKQIREVADLDRKNIAIMNRESGSGARELLDRRLRGVGLKPNHIKGYDHLATSHIEIARHIAEEQVDAGIGLRSVARLYNLDFIPLQDERYDLVIPTQLLAQHPTLSIFFNTIVSRVFRSEIEALGGYDTRETGTIREMKKLRVRT is encoded by the coding sequence ATGAGTGACAAAAGCAAAGCAGAGCCGGCCAGCAATATTGAGAACCGTCTGAAGGCCCTCCGGTCAGCCACGGGGTTGTCTCAAGGCGACTTGGCTCAGATGGCGGGGCTGACGCGGCAGGCAGTCTATGCGATAGAAACGTCGCGCTATTTTCCAACGACCCCGGTTGCGCTGCGTTTAGCCAAGTCACTTCAGTGCCGGGTTGAAGATATTTTCTCGCTGATTTCCGATGGGGAAGTGATCGAGGGCGAGCTGATCGGATCGGCGCCTGTTGCGGACCGGATTCGCGTCAAGGTCGCCAAGATCGGCGATCGCACGATCGTACGGCCGGTGTCGGAATTAGGGGATGTCTTGAGTCTCACGGTGCCTGCGGATGGCTTGCTGCTTGGGGCCGCTGCGGGGTCACGGCGGGGGACCCGAAACGTCAAGGTGGAATTGCTTCGCGATCACCGGTTCATCGAGGACGAGATCATCGTGGCCGGCTGCGATCCGGCGATTTTCCTTGTCGGAGAATACGTTCGCCGGCAGAACGAAAAGACCTCCGTCGTCGGATGGACGATGGGAAGTGCTGCGGCGCTTGAAGCGGTCAAGCGCCGGGAGGTGCATGTCGCGGGACTGCACGTTCAAGATACGCAATCCGGCGAGTGGAATTTGCCTTATCTCCGGAAGCATCTCGGCGCGGGTGATGTGACCATCGTGACCTTCGCCCAATGGGAAGCGGGGCTCATGGTCAAGCGCGGGAATCCGAAGCAGATCCGAGAGGTGGCCGATCTGGACCGGAAAAACATCGCGATCATGAATCGTGAATCCGGATCCGGGGCGCGCGAGTTACTCGATCGCAGGCTACGCGGGGTCGGCCTCAAGCCGAATCACATCAAGGGGTATGATCATCTCGCTACCTCCCACATCGAAATCGCCAGGCACATCGCGGAGGAGCAGGTGGATGCGGGGATCGGCCTTCGCTCCGTGGCGAGGCTCTACAACCTCGATTTCATCCCGCTCCAGGATGAACGCTACGATTTGGTCATTCCTACTCAGCTGCTCGCCCAACATCCCACGCTGTCGATCTTCTTCAATACGATCGTCAGCCGCGTGTTTCGGTCGGAAATCGAAGCGCTCGGCGGCTACGACACACGAGAGACGGGAACCATTCGGGAAATGAAAAAGCTTCGCGTGCGAACGTAG
- a CDS encoding TOBE domain-containing protein, producing the protein MKGGQSNNPAAEDIFGAAAGERVLLMAGRSRDGAGDVLTAKEAAKYVRLTLPTFYRYIWEGKLHAPKIGGRYRFSKSLLDRSMGKQKAGGEDVSGRNKLVGKVTAIKRDAIMAQVDINIGSHRITAVITRDALEDLGLRVGDTAIALVKATEVMVVKD; encoded by the coding sequence ATGAAAGGAGGTCAATCGAACAATCCTGCTGCGGAAGACATCTTCGGTGCCGCAGCCGGGGAAAGGGTGTTGCTGATGGCAGGGAGATCCCGAGACGGAGCAGGTGACGTCCTGACCGCGAAAGAAGCCGCCAAGTACGTGCGTCTGACGTTGCCGACCTTCTACCGGTACATCTGGGAGGGGAAGCTGCACGCGCCAAAGATCGGCGGCCGGTACCGGTTCAGTAAATCGCTCCTTGACCGATCGATGGGAAAGCAAAAAGCCGGCGGCGAAGACGTCAGCGGGCGCAACAAGTTGGTCGGGAAAGTGACGGCGATTAAACGGGACGCGATCATGGCGCAAGTAGACATCAATATCGGTTCACACAGAATTACGGCTGTGATTACGCGGGATGCACTTGAGGACCTTGGGCTGCGTGTCGGAGACACCGCCATCGCCCTCGTGAAAGCAACCGAAGTTATGGTCGTGAAAGACTAA
- a CDS encoding heme ABC transporter permease, translating into MSESRVTWSKYSSPQALYPFAGRLIPWCAGVAALFMAAGLYLGFFVAPTDFQQGDAYRIIFVHVPAAWMSMFLYVVMAIWAGLGLGLKARPSFMMAQAIAPTGAMFTFLALFTGALWGKPTWGAWWVWDARLTSELILFFLYLGVMLLHASIDDLRRADRASALFALVGVVNVPIIYFSVRWWNTLHQGASVSMTAAPKMAATMLMAMLLMTVGFWMYSIAVILVRLRCVILERNRQMRSSQTVFEQSLKEVRS; encoded by the coding sequence ATGAGCGAATCGCGCGTCACATGGTCAAAGTATTCCTCGCCACAGGCCCTGTATCCGTTTGCCGGGAGGCTCATCCCCTGGTGTGCGGGCGTGGCGGCCCTGTTTATGGCGGCCGGACTCTATCTGGGGTTTTTCGTTGCCCCCACAGACTTTCAGCAGGGGGATGCCTATCGCATTATCTTCGTGCATGTGCCGGCGGCCTGGATGTCGATGTTTCTGTATGTGGTGATGGCCATCTGGGCGGGACTCGGTTTGGGGTTGAAGGCGCGTCCATCCTTTATGATGGCGCAAGCGATTGCTCCCACCGGCGCGATGTTCACCTTTCTGGCGCTCTTTACCGGTGCCCTGTGGGGGAAGCCGACTTGGGGGGCCTGGTGGGTCTGGGATGCGCGGCTCACCTCTGAGCTGATTTTGTTTTTCTTGTATCTGGGCGTGATGCTGTTGCATGCCTCGATCGATGATCTCCGCCGGGCGGACCGGGCGAGTGCGTTGTTCGCATTGGTCGGCGTGGTCAATGTGCCGATCATTTATTTTTCGGTGCGCTGGTGGAACACGCTGCATCAAGGCGCATCGGTCAGTATGACGGCGGCGCCGAAGATGGCCGCGACCATGTTGATGGCGATGTTGCTCATGACCGTGGGCTTTTGGATGTACAGTATCGCGGTGATTCTGGTGCGTCTGCGTTGTGTGATACTTGAGCGGAATCGTCAGATGCGGTCGAGTCAGACGGTGTTCGAGCAGAGCCTGAAGGAGGTTCGTTCATGA
- a CDS encoding DNRLRE domain-containing protein, whose amino-acid sequence MTTYKQFVRILPILLVLTDVSFARGETVMLGASKDATIFGASSNQGIPNTDGQDLFNRSNGAGPGLFSGGNGALAAHRGLIAFDIAGTVPAGSIITDVSMTLAIGIVAGSGGAPGLGDQTSRTISLFHVTADWGEGSTGSNSTTIGGTGQGFPANPGDATWNARHFGSTDWTTPGGDFRATPSGSLAVGSQFFSSQTWQSTPGMVADVQEWLDSPSSNFGWMLINADENARQTHRAFFTKESLDPAMRPQLSVGYIAPVPVPAAFWLFGTGLMGAASLMWRKAWVA is encoded by the coding sequence ATGACGACGTATAAACAGTTTGTCCGGATATTGCCGATTTTGCTCGTGTTGACGGATGTGTCGTTTGCGCGGGGTGAAACGGTGATGCTTGGGGCGAGTAAGGATGCCACGATTTTCGGAGCGAGCAGCAATCAAGGGATCCCCAATACCGACGGCCAGGACCTGTTCAATCGAAGTAACGGAGCGGGGCCCGGCCTATTTTCGGGAGGCAACGGCGCGTTGGCGGCTCATCGTGGGCTGATCGCCTTCGACATTGCGGGCACTGTTCCAGCCGGTTCGATTATTACCGATGTCTCAATGACGCTGGCTATTGGCATCGTGGCTGGATCCGGCGGTGCGCCGGGGTTGGGCGATCAAACGTCTCGCACCATCAGCCTGTTCCATGTGACGGCCGACTGGGGGGAAGGGAGCACGGGGTCAAATTCCACGACGATCGGAGGGACGGGCCAGGGCTTTCCTGCCAACCCCGGCGACGCAACCTGGAATGCGCGGCACTTCGGCAGCACGGACTGGACGACCCCCGGTGGTGATTTTCGAGCGACGCCCAGTGGGAGCTTGGCCGTCGGGAGCCAGTTTTTTTCTTCCCAGACTTGGCAGTCCACGCCCGGTATGGTGGCTGATGTCCAAGAGTGGTTGGACTCGCCATCGTCAAACTTCGGCTGGATGCTGATCAATGCCGACGAGAATGCGCGGCAAACCCATCGCGCGTTTTTCACCAAAGAATCGCTCGACCCCGCCATGCGGCCGCAGTTGTCGGTCGGCTACATCGCGCCGGTGCCCGTTCCGGCCGCGTTCTGGTTATTCGGGACCGGGCTGATGGGAGCGGCAAGCTTGATGTGGCGCAAGGCGTGGGTCGCGTAG
- a CDS encoding DNRLRE domain-containing protein, whose translation MFRRLSSITLLILIVIGVCPVNASAVTVTLGVGKVSTIFENQPENSIGRGPAVFVGGDSSGSPRRGLMDFNVAANIPAGATIVSADLTMYVGMVAGADTGTPDATPRTIELHRIIGDWAHGPTGYGVQVISGTDQGFPAIPPSPTWNDRRYLQSQPWTTPGGDFSPTVSASTVVGSTVNGAYTWASTPALVADVQFMLDSPSLGYGWMLLNPDERTAGTYRALYTKDWMDPLLRPQLVITYDVATVPVPAAAWLFGSGILALTGAMHRKINQSQHAISVHPSRRQHDDV comes from the coding sequence ATGTTTAGGAGGTTGTCATCTATTACGCTCCTGATCTTGATCGTGATCGGCGTCTGTCCGGTGAACGCCTCGGCGGTCACCGTGACGCTGGGGGTAGGCAAGGTCTCGACGATTTTTGAAAATCAGCCGGAGAACAGCATCGGCCGCGGCCCGGCCGTCTTCGTCGGAGGCGACAGCAGCGGCTCGCCGCGACGGGGGCTGATGGATTTCAATGTCGCGGCCAATATTCCCGCCGGGGCTACGATCGTCAGCGCGGATTTGACCATGTATGTGGGAATGGTCGCTGGAGCGGACACCGGTACGCCCGATGCGACGCCGCGGACGATTGAGCTGCATCGAATCATCGGCGATTGGGCCCACGGTCCGACGGGATACGGCGTGCAGGTAATCAGTGGAACGGATCAGGGCTTTCCCGCCATTCCTCCGAGCCCGACATGGAACGACCGGCGGTACCTACAGAGTCAACCCTGGACCACGCCGGGAGGCGATTTCAGTCCGACTGTCAGCGCGAGCACCGTGGTGGGATCGACCGTGAACGGCGCGTATACCTGGGCCTCAACGCCGGCGTTGGTCGCGGATGTGCAATTCATGCTCGATTCGCCCTCGCTCGGCTATGGATGGATGCTGCTCAATCCGGATGAGCGCACCGCCGGAACGTATCGGGCGTTGTATACCAAAGATTGGATGGATCCATTGCTTCGCCCACAATTGGTGATCACCTATGACGTCGCTACGGTGCCGGTGCCGGCGGCGGCCTGGTTGTTCGGCAGTGGGATTTTGGCGTTGACCGGAGCGATGCACCGGAAGATAAATCAGTCCCAACATGCCATCAGCGTTCATCCAAGCAGGAGACAACATGACGACGTATAA
- the ccmA gene encoding cytochrome c biogenesis heme-transporting ATPase CcmA, whose protein sequence is MLETIDLACARGARELFSGLNVTVTPGLLFAVVGENGSGKSSLLRMLCGLLPGEQGTIRWNGTDIAGMNDEYTQHLTYLGHLNGIKDDLTPVENVQMSAHLSGDDSSAGSAQEALQAVGLGRRVQALPTRVLSQGQKRRVALARLWLSRRPLWILDEPFAALDEGGITLLTQRFKQHLDAGGMAVVATHQEVALPRDSLRYLRLPG, encoded by the coding sequence ATGCTTGAAACGATTGATCTGGCCTGCGCGCGCGGAGCGCGCGAACTATTCTCCGGTCTCAATGTCACCGTGACACCCGGTCTTCTCTTCGCGGTTGTGGGAGAGAACGGCAGTGGGAAGTCGAGCTTGCTCCGCATGTTGTGCGGGTTACTCCCGGGGGAGCAAGGAACGATCCGGTGGAATGGGACGGATATCGCCGGAATGAACGACGAGTATACGCAGCATCTGACGTATCTGGGGCATCTCAACGGCATCAAGGATGATCTGACGCCGGTGGAGAATGTGCAGATGTCCGCGCACCTGTCCGGTGATGATTCATCCGCGGGTTCCGCGCAGGAGGCGTTGCAGGCGGTCGGCCTGGGGCGGCGCGTCCAGGCGTTGCCGACAAGAGTGCTTTCGCAGGGGCAAAAACGCCGCGTGGCGCTGGCCCGGCTTTGGCTGTCGAGGCGGCCGCTGTGGATTTTGGATGAACCGTTTGCCGCGTTGGACGAGGGCGGGATCACGCTTCTGACGCAGCGGTTCAAACAGCATCTGGACGCGGGGGGGATGGCCGTCGTAGCGACGCATCAAGAGGTCGCGCTTCCTCGGGACTCTCTGCGATACCTGAGGCTTCCCGGATGA
- the ccmD gene encoding heme exporter protein CcmD, which produces MKWGSLSEFLAMGGYGFYVWLSFGMTALCMVWEVVMVRRRQAMALRIESPEEGVNQ; this is translated from the coding sequence ATGAAGTGGGGGAGCCTCTCGGAGTTTCTGGCGATGGGCGGGTATGGTTTCTATGTGTGGCTGTCGTTTGGGATGACCGCTCTGTGCATGGTCTGGGAAGTCGTGATGGTGCGCCGCCGTCAGGCCATGGCGTTGCGGATTGAGTCTCCTGAAGAAGGAGTGAACCAGTGA
- a CDS encoding VanZ family protein, with the protein MATGILFGYIALLYFGSVIAPGVGLSGHLLTELPVWLLDWAHAPGYGVLAILLTLGLQRRGWPLGYALALAGSAAFTFGLFTEFLQGSVPGRHSSSGDLLVNAVGIGIAAMIMVVRESQSPLQSDHSTSPAPASESSNHD; encoded by the coding sequence GTGGCAACTGGAATTCTCTTCGGCTATATAGCGCTGCTCTACTTCGGCTCCGTCATCGCGCCTGGCGTGGGTCTTTCCGGACATCTCCTGACAGAGCTGCCCGTCTGGCTGTTGGATTGGGCTCACGCGCCCGGCTATGGAGTCTTGGCGATTCTGTTGACGCTCGGCCTGCAGCGTCGCGGCTGGCCGCTGGGTTATGCGCTGGCGCTGGCAGGGTCGGCAGCCTTTACATTTGGGCTCTTCACCGAATTTCTCCAAGGCTCGGTCCCCGGGCGGCATTCTTCCTCCGGCGATCTCTTGGTGAATGCGGTCGGAATTGGCATCGCAGCGATGATAATGGTTGTCCGGGAATCGCAATCCCCGCTTCAGTCAGATCATTCAACCAGTCCGGCGCCTGCGAGTGAGAGCTCCAACCACGACTAA
- a CDS encoding DUF4832 domain-containing protein — protein MNQMRLAVPLMLTALVITNTSCAVPSARQATDLPRTSATTQRVTLHPREITDILYNPGMGFADFHFGFGHPPTPDTYPRSTVAYFRWSWADLEPTEGQYAFDLIDRIIEQAKAKGERLAFRVMSEYRSGSPAWLLAKGVPTIAVGGGRFPDYNNPIFLAYHEKLIAALGARYGQSPDIDHVDIGSIGCWGEWNMACCQGVERQCQQYFPTEDVQLMITDWYFKYFPQVPLVMLHGGQLRYATERGAGWRGDCFGDYGYFRPDWNHMEQAYTPVLHDPVIAAAWRRGPVQFEVCGVMQDWEDKGFDIDRILQQGLDWHVSVLNAKSSPVPARWRSKVNEFLKKIGYRLVLRTVSHPAEVTVGPTWTLQTEWENIGVAPIYRPWPLAFRLRNATDDVVAQWTSHADVKQWLPGTRYQIEDALRIPAQIASGAYRLDVAVLHETGGSALVELAIEGKRADGWYELSTITVDE, from the coding sequence ATGAATCAGATGCGCCTGGCAGTACCCCTCATGCTGACAGCGCTCGTGATAACCAACACGTCGTGCGCCGTGCCTTCCGCGCGACAGGCAACGGATCTCCCTCGCACGTCGGCGACCACACAGAGGGTGACCCTCCATCCTCGGGAAATCACAGACATCCTCTATAACCCGGGAATGGGCTTCGCCGATTTCCACTTCGGATTCGGCCACCCGCCCACGCCCGACACCTACCCGCGCTCGACCGTGGCCTACTTCCGCTGGTCCTGGGCCGACCTCGAACCAACGGAAGGCCAATACGCCTTCGATCTGATCGATCGCATCATCGAGCAGGCCAAAGCTAAAGGCGAGCGGCTGGCATTCCGCGTCATGTCCGAATATCGTTCCGGGTCTCCGGCCTGGCTGCTGGCGAAAGGCGTCCCCACGATTGCCGTCGGCGGCGGGCGCTTCCCCGATTACAACAACCCGATCTTTCTCGCCTATCACGAAAAGCTCATCGCGGCCTTGGGCGCGCGCTATGGCCAATCGCCGGATATCGATCATGTGGACATCGGATCGATCGGATGCTGGGGAGAGTGGAATATGGCCTGCTGCCAAGGCGTGGAACGGCAGTGCCAGCAATACTTTCCCACCGAAGATGTCCAGCTCATGATCACCGATTGGTATTTCAAATATTTTCCGCAAGTCCCGTTAGTCATGCTGCATGGCGGGCAACTCCGGTATGCCACCGAGCGCGGGGCCGGCTGGCGGGGCGACTGCTTCGGCGACTATGGATACTTTCGCCCGGATTGGAATCATATGGAGCAGGCCTATACACCCGTGCTCCATGATCCGGTCATCGCCGCCGCATGGAGGCGCGGCCCGGTGCAGTTTGAAGTCTGCGGCGTCATGCAGGATTGGGAAGACAAAGGCTTCGACATCGATCGCATTCTGCAACAGGGTTTGGATTGGCACGTCTCCGTCCTGAACGCAAAGTCTTCGCCGGTGCCGGCTCGCTGGCGGTCTAAAGTCAATGAGTTCCTCAAGAAGATCGGTTATCGGCTAGTGCTGCGGACCGTCAGCCACCCGGCGGAAGTCACAGTTGGTCCGACCTGGACCCTTCAGACCGAATGGGAAAACATCGGCGTAGCGCCTATCTACCGACCCTGGCCGCTTGCCTTCCGACTGAGAAATGCGACCGATGACGTCGTCGCCCAGTGGACCAGCCACGCCGACGTGAAACAATGGCTCCCTGGCACGCGCTATCAGATTGAGGATGCCCTGAGAATCCCCGCCCAGATTGCATCAGGAGCCTATCGGCTGGATGTCGCCGTGCTCCATGAAACAGGCGGATCAGCGCTCGTCGAACTCGCGATCGAAGGCAAGCGCGCGGACGGCTGGTACGAGCTCTCCACCATCACCGTAGATGAATAG